A single Apodemus sylvaticus chromosome 20, mApoSyl1.1, whole genome shotgun sequence DNA region contains:
- the Madcam1 gene encoding mucosal addressin cell adhesion molecule 1: MESILALLLALAALPFQLSRGQSFQVNPPEPEVAVAMGTSLQITCSMSCGEGIARVHWHGLDTNLGSVQTLPGSSILSVRGMMSDAGTRVCVASCGSRSFQHSVKILVYAFPDQLAVSPEFLVPGQDQLVSCTAHSVWPAGPDSLSFALMLGEQRLEGAQALEPEQEEEMQEAEGTPMFRVTQHWVLPSLGFPAPPALYCQVTMQLPKLVLTHRREIPVLQSQTSPEPPNTTSAEPYILTSSSTAEAVSTGLNITALPSTPRHPKLNPRTLSSEGPCHPQIHQGLEAGWELLCEASCGPGVTVHWTLAPGDLAAYHKEEIGAQARLSTLPPGPFPEGWFQCRLDPGGQVTSLYVPGHVIPNPSSVMALWMGSLVLGLLALAFLAYHLWRRYRPGPRPDTSSCTLL, translated from the exons atgGAGTCCATCCTGGCCCTCCTGCTGGCCCTGGCCGCCTTACCCTTCCAGCTCAGCAGAG GCCAGTCCTTCCAGGTGAATCCGCCTGAGCCTGAGGTAGCTGTGGCGATGGGCACATCCCTCCAGATCACCTGCAGCATGTCCTGCGGTGAGGGCATAGCCCGGGTGCATTGGCACGGCCTGGACACCAACCTGGGAAGTGTGCAGACCCTGCCAGGCAGCAGCATCCTCTCTGTCCGCGGCATGATGTCGGACGCCGGCACTCGTGTGTGCGTGGCCTCCTGTGGGAGTCGAAGCTTCCAGCATTCCGTGAAGATCCTTGTGTATG CCTTCCCGGACCAGCTGGCGGTGTCCCCGGAGTTCCTTGTACCTGGACAGGACCAGTTAGTGTCCTGCACGGCCCACAGCGTCTGGCCTGCAGGCCCGGACAGTCTCTCCTTTGCCCTGATGCTGGGAGAGCAGAGGCTGGAGGGTGCCCAGGCCCTGGAACCAGAGCAAGAGGAGGAGATGCAAGAGGCTGAGGGCACACCGATGTTCCGGGTGACACAACACTGGGTGCTACCCTCCCTGGGGTTCCCCGCCCCTCCGGCCCTGTACTGTCAGGTCACCATGCAGCTGCCCAAACTGGTGCTGACCCATAGAAGGGAGATCCCAG TACTACAGAGCCAGACCTCACCTGAGCCCCCCAACACGACCTCTGCTGAGCCCTATATCCTGACTTCATCAAGTACTGCTGAGGCAGTCTCCACTGGGCTCAACATCACAGCCCTGCCTTCCACCCCTCGACACCCCAAGCTTAACCCCAGGACTCTGAGTTCCGAGGGACCTTGCCACCCCCAAATCCACCAGGGCCTGGAGGCGGGCTGGGAATTGCTCTGCGAAGCATCCTGCGGACCCGGTGTGACCGTGCACTGGACCTTGGCTCCTGGTGACCTGGCAGCCTACCACAAGGAGGAGATCGGGGCCCAGGCACGGCTAAGCACTCTGCCCCCAGGTCCCTTTCCAGAGGGCTGGTTCCAGTGCCGCCTGGACCCTGGAGGGCAAGTGACCAGCCTGTATGTTCCTGGCCATGTGATCCCAAAtccct CCTCCGTCATGGCCCTGTGGATGGGAAGCTTGGTGCTGGGGCTGCTTGCACTGGCCTTCCTTGCCTACCACCTGTGGAGACGCTACCGGCCAGGTCCTCGCCCAGACACCAGCTCGTGCACGCTCCTATGA